In Schaalia sp. JY-X169, the following are encoded in one genomic region:
- a CDS encoding TetR/AcrR family transcriptional regulator, which translates to MARIPVEERREALIDAAFRVIGEQGLSRASTRAIVAEAGMSLASFHYAFESRDQLLELLITEVLASEQRAILPANLKGKSLTALLTEGLQGYLNHLRADPGREQAMLELTQYALRSALPLAEGQYVQYTRFALESLELAAEQTDSEWTVPTSVVARLLVALTDGFTISWLIDRDDAHARASVEAAAIAIASLAKSK; encoded by the coding sequence ATGGCAAGAATCCCTGTGGAGGAACGTCGTGAGGCCCTCATAGACGCAGCGTTCCGGGTCATCGGCGAACAGGGGCTCAGCCGCGCGTCAACACGCGCGATTGTTGCTGAGGCTGGAATGTCTCTGGCAAGTTTCCACTACGCTTTCGAGTCCCGCGATCAACTCCTAGAGCTGCTGATCACGGAGGTCCTGGCGAGTGAACAGAGAGCGATTCTGCCCGCAAACCTGAAGGGGAAATCACTCACCGCGCTGCTTACTGAAGGACTGCAAGGATACCTGAACCACTTGAGAGCCGACCCGGGTCGGGAACAGGCGATGCTGGAACTGACCCAGTATGCCCTGCGCTCCGCGCTCCCATTGGCCGAGGGCCAGTATGTCCAGTACACCCGTTTTGCCTTGGAATCCCTGGAGCTGGCGGCCGAGCAAACCGATTCCGAGTGGACTGTGCCTACCTCGGTGGTAGCGCGCCTACTGGTCGCTCTCACCGACGGGTTCACTATTTCATGGCTGATTGACCGAGATGACGCGCACGCGCGTGCCTCAGTTGAGGCGGCGGCGATAGCCATCGCCAGCCTCGCAAAAAGTAAGTGA
- the argS gene encoding arginine--tRNA ligase: MTPEELSRLLHGALTSLAADESSALSEDDIPKSIVVERPRSRDHGDWSTNVAMQLAKQMGMSPRDLAQILSNTLAAEPGIAAVEIAGPGFLNFRLDAASAGELARTIVSEGANYGSNTTLEGQKINLEFVSANPTGPVHLGGARWAAVGDALARLLEVSGAEVVREYYFNDHGTQIDRFSNSLLARARGVEPPEDGYGGLYIEEIADRVREAQVKAGEPDPVSLPDEEALEVFRREGVEIMFAEIKSALEDFRVSFDVYFHEDSLHESGAVDRALEALRDRGVLYEAEGALWLRSSDFGDDKDRVLIKSNGEPAYLSGDVAYYLDKRQRGADTAIYLLGADHHGYIGRMMAVCAAFGDTPDENMQIIIGQLVDLVKDGEQVRMSKRAGNVVTQEDLVEAVGVDAARYAMVRVSADTKLVIDLDLLTKNTNDNPVYYVQYAHARTRSVARNAGEHGVVMESGFHPELLNHAADTDLLGVLAQFPAIVAQAAAMREAHRVARYLESLASTYHAWYSQCRVTPRAGEEVNDAHVARLWLNEAVSQVLENGLGLLGVSAPDRM, from the coding sequence ATGACTCCAGAAGAACTCAGCCGACTCTTGCACGGTGCCCTAACCAGTCTTGCTGCAGACGAATCCTCGGCCTTGTCCGAGGACGATATCCCCAAGTCGATCGTTGTTGAGCGTCCTCGGTCGCGTGACCACGGGGATTGGTCAACGAATGTGGCAATGCAGCTTGCAAAGCAGATGGGAATGTCGCCCAGGGATCTCGCGCAGATCCTTAGCAACACCCTGGCGGCCGAGCCTGGCATCGCCGCCGTCGAAATTGCTGGACCCGGGTTCCTCAACTTCCGTTTGGATGCCGCATCGGCGGGGGAACTGGCGCGGACGATCGTTTCAGAAGGTGCAAACTACGGGTCAAACACAACACTTGAGGGCCAGAAAATCAATCTGGAGTTCGTCTCAGCAAACCCAACAGGGCCCGTGCATTTGGGTGGAGCTCGGTGGGCGGCGGTTGGGGATGCACTAGCCCGCCTACTGGAGGTGTCGGGGGCCGAAGTGGTGCGTGAGTACTACTTCAACGACCACGGAACCCAAATCGATCGCTTCTCTAACTCACTCCTGGCGCGTGCCCGCGGAGTCGAACCCCCTGAGGATGGTTACGGGGGTCTCTACATCGAAGAGATTGCCGACCGTGTTCGTGAAGCGCAGGTCAAGGCTGGAGAGCCTGATCCAGTTTCCCTCCCGGACGAAGAGGCGCTAGAGGTATTCCGGCGCGAGGGTGTGGAAATCATGTTCGCAGAGATAAAGAGTGCGCTTGAAGACTTCCGGGTTTCCTTCGATGTTTACTTTCACGAGGACTCCCTACACGAGTCTGGCGCGGTTGATCGAGCTCTGGAGGCGCTGCGTGATCGCGGCGTGCTCTATGAAGCCGAAGGTGCGCTGTGGTTGCGCTCAAGCGACTTCGGAGATGACAAGGACCGGGTTCTCATCAAATCCAACGGTGAGCCTGCCTACCTGTCAGGAGACGTTGCCTACTACCTTGACAAGCGCCAGCGAGGAGCGGACACGGCCATCTACCTTCTCGGTGCCGACCATCACGGGTACATCGGCAGAATGATGGCTGTCTGCGCTGCCTTTGGGGATACCCCCGATGAGAACATGCAGATCATCATCGGCCAGCTTGTTGACCTGGTGAAAGATGGTGAACAGGTGCGCATGTCGAAACGAGCCGGCAATGTGGTGACGCAAGAAGACTTAGTCGAGGCCGTGGGCGTAGACGCTGCGCGCTACGCGATGGTTCGTGTCTCAGCAGACACCAAACTGGTCATCGACCTCGACCTGTTGACAAAGAACACGAACGACAACCCTGTCTACTACGTTCAATACGCGCACGCTCGAACGCGTTCGGTGGCGCGCAACGCTGGTGAACACGGGGTCGTTATGGAGTCGGGTTTCCACCCGGAGCTTCTGAATCACGCAGCAGACACCGACCTCTTGGGCGTGTTGGCTCAGTTCCCAGCGATTGTCGCGCAGGCTGCGGCAATGCGTGAGGCGCACAGAGTTGCACGCTATCTCGAATCATTGGCCTCGACGTATCACGCCTGGTACTCACAGTGCCGCGTCACACCCCGGGCCGGTGAGGAAGTCAATGACGCGCATGTCGCGAGACTGTGGCTCAATGAGGCGGTGTCTCAGGTGCTAGAGAATGGTTTGGGGTTGCTTGGGGTGAGTGCGCCGGACCGTATGTGA
- a CDS encoding Gfo/Idh/MocA family protein, whose amino-acid sequence MKFGIIGTNFVSSWFVAAAENTGGAVLPTAVFSRDLKRGEDFARRHNLPLYYDNLDAIIDAVDAVYIASPTNVHLPQALAAIERGRHVLVEKTMTESVEGTRDLFAAADMAGVVAMEATRNLHAPAHEVVRNALGRLGTLRYAHLENLQYSSRYDRHRAGEVLNAFNPALGNSAVADIGVYCLEPALDWFGSPLTHRGTSVRLENGFEALGSIQLDYGAMVVDVVYSKIVSGVTPSTIIGEKGALTIDNLGQPSLIEWLPRDGEAQVLSCDPDAAPMANMHFELLDFVSQVQAGQVDPRWRDITIRARQIMDEHLR is encoded by the coding sequence ATGAAGTTCGGAATTATCGGAACGAACTTTGTCAGTTCGTGGTTTGTTGCGGCCGCAGAGAACACCGGTGGGGCAGTCCTTCCAACTGCAGTGTTCTCTAGGGACTTGAAGCGTGGTGAGGACTTTGCGCGTCGCCACAACCTCCCTCTGTATTACGACAACTTGGACGCGATTATCGATGCTGTAGATGCGGTCTATATTGCGAGCCCAACGAATGTGCACCTCCCGCAGGCGCTGGCGGCGATTGAGCGAGGGCGGCACGTCCTCGTCGAAAAAACGATGACGGAGAGTGTTGAGGGGACGAGGGATCTCTTTGCTGCGGCAGACATGGCGGGTGTTGTGGCAATGGAGGCCACACGAAATCTGCACGCTCCCGCCCATGAGGTGGTAAGAAACGCGCTTGGACGCCTTGGGACACTGAGGTACGCACACCTTGAGAACCTGCAGTATTCGTCCCGATATGACCGCCACCGGGCAGGAGAGGTGCTGAACGCCTTCAATCCAGCCTTAGGTAACAGTGCGGTAGCGGATATCGGAGTGTACTGCCTCGAGCCCGCACTGGACTGGTTTGGTTCACCCCTGACGCACAGGGGAACTTCGGTGCGACTTGAGAATGGTTTTGAGGCTTTGGGATCCATTCAATTGGACTACGGGGCCATGGTGGTTGACGTTGTTTATTCGAAGATCGTTTCAGGGGTTACGCCCTCGACAATCATCGGTGAGAAAGGTGCGCTGACCATTGACAATCTGGGTCAGCCTTCGCTGATTGAATGGCTGCCGCGCGACGGTGAAGCCCAGGTGCTCTCTTGTGACCCGGATGCCGCACCAATGGCGAACATGCACTTCGAGCTGCTTGACTTCGTGAGTCAAGTTCAGGCTGGCCAAGTGGATCCCCGTTGGCGTGACATCACGATTCGAGCTCGGCAGATAATGGATGAACACCTTCGGTAA
- a CDS encoding helix-turn-helix domain-containing protein has protein sequence MSKRGNTEEWAEYVRELGDLIKEIREMRSMSQERVAFASGLAKYTFQRIEKGLSNKNAPANPTLLTLVAIANSLDVSLEELLPARELPELDTIAGEDSFL, from the coding sequence GTGTCTAAGAGAGGCAACACCGAGGAGTGGGCCGAGTACGTCCGCGAACTTGGGGATTTGATCAAAGAGATTCGTGAGATGCGGAGTATGTCGCAGGAACGAGTTGCTTTTGCTTCTGGTCTGGCCAAGTACACCTTTCAGCGGATTGAGAAGGGTCTGAGTAACAAGAACGCTCCTGCGAATCCGACTTTGCTGACGCTTGTGGCAATCGCTAACTCACTGGATGTTTCGCTTGAAGAACTTCTGCCCGCCAGGGAACTTCCCGAACTCGATACCATTGCGGGCGAAGACTCTTTTCTCTAG
- a CDS encoding GNAT family N-acetyltransferase, with amino-acid sequence MEIELYDDQRRRQFEDMFVNYFTLDFHAPFSEAMIRSDIVPKYVDLSVRGIAPLLMAFEDGEPIGFINFQIDSEASNWNERPGWGMIRELHVAQAWRRRGVGSVLADIATRVMKESGATRAYLTTEDTFDFWEALGWEKTDEMAPNGGIVMEKTL; translated from the coding sequence ATGGAGATTGAACTCTACGACGACCAGCGCAGACGACAGTTTGAAGACATGTTCGTCAACTACTTCACCCTGGACTTCCATGCCCCTTTCTCGGAGGCGATGATCCGCAGCGACATCGTGCCGAAGTACGTCGATCTATCCGTGCGCGGCATAGCCCCCTTACTCATGGCCTTCGAGGACGGGGAGCCGATCGGATTCATCAACTTCCAGATCGATTCCGAAGCCTCCAACTGGAATGAAAGGCCCGGCTGGGGGATGATTCGCGAACTCCACGTCGCGCAGGCGTGGAGAAGGCGTGGAGTTGGGTCCGTCCTCGCCGACATCGCCACGCGGGTGATGAAGGAATCGGGCGCAACCCGCGCCTACCTCACAACGGAGGACACCTTCGATTTCTGGGAGGCACTGGGTTGGGAAAAAACCGATGAGATGGCTCCCAACGGCGGAATCGTCATGGAGAAGACGCTTTAG
- a CDS encoding CBS domain-containing protein: protein MIDIIKTKGSEVVSLPPSTTIRDLVDVLQERRIGAVVVVDQGSLAGIVSERDVVRFARGALTLEDPLSAIMTTTVITCSPEDEARDLAEIMTKQRFRHLPVVEDGDLVGIVSIGDIVKARLDELEAERDHLVGYVHGRGALQGTPE from the coding sequence GTGATAGACATCATAAAAACAAAGGGTAGTGAGGTCGTCTCGCTACCACCGTCCACTACGATTCGCGATCTGGTTGACGTACTGCAAGAGCGACGGATCGGCGCCGTGGTCGTCGTTGATCAAGGCTCTCTTGCGGGCATCGTCTCAGAACGTGACGTGGTTCGATTTGCGCGGGGTGCACTCACACTTGAGGATCCCCTGTCGGCGATCATGACAACCACGGTTATTACTTGCTCTCCAGAAGATGAGGCGCGTGATTTGGCTGAAATCATGACCAAACAGCGTTTTCGCCACCTTCCCGTTGTGGAGGACGGGGATCTGGTGGGTATCGTCTCGATCGGTGACATCGTCAAGGCAAGACTGGATGAGCTGGAGGCGGAACGTGACCACCTTGTCGGCTACGTTCACGGGCGCGGCGCTTTGCAGGGGACGCCAGAGTAG